One window of the Candidatus Binatus sp. genome contains the following:
- the bamA gene encoding outer membrane protein assembly factor BamA translates to MPASFAIASMLAAVFFTAIALAQGKPIVSKVEIAGNQRVEDDAILIHITQQAGQPLDAAAVDQDIKSIYKMGFFDNVGVKKIAQPNGSIILVYQVKERPQITDVKFYGMKAIRFNDDKVVTATKIHPGAILDPTAVKETINGVTQIYQAMGYLDAKVTFKPILQPDNTAFGEFDVVEGPKVEVSDIKFEGNKAFSASTLRANMQTKTHLPILSSFTSWGTLDQTKLNDDTDRLTAFYYDSGYLNIHIDQPRIERHGNNIAIVITVDEGQPYRVGRVAVEGNLKYPRRELRKLLTLKKGELFRGSAMQRNVLALSDFYSNRGYAYVNVDPRTQLNQTTKTINVTFIINPGHEVLIDRINITGNNKTSDKVIRREIQVQEQEPYSAEGIRYSKQRLDRLGFFSDTRITTSPSSQPDKINLDVAVTETNTASFRVAGGFDSYQSLFGTFTLGNTNLFGGGESLILNAQIGFLFQNYSISYTEPWFLDIPLGVGVQLFANKTYFLSFNRSSTGFTLNSTYPLTELGFKKLGPFSLKDVSAGLAYSFQSIGITGLSPLTTYQIARYKGYTQTSQITPSIRRFTVDNPIDPRTGTIASLNMQIGGIGGGEAFLKGVFHGRYFYPFIKSQTFGSWVISQGITFGIGTDLNSGTAGELPLYERFFPGGLGGSGDIRGYQLYSVAPQVTLYNSAGVPISVQTVGGSKELIFSNEITFPILSGLGIRGVVFTDAGNSFRLRDSMNLTDLQASYGFGVRWKSPFGPIGVDLAFPINPRPADLATVFEFGAGAPL, encoded by the coding sequence GTGCCCGCCAGCTTCGCAATCGCGTCGATGCTGGCGGCCGTCTTCTTCACGGCGATCGCCCTCGCCCAGGGCAAACCGATCGTCTCGAAGGTCGAGATTGCAGGTAACCAGCGCGTCGAGGACGACGCGATCCTCATCCACATCACGCAGCAGGCCGGCCAGCCGCTCGACGCCGCCGCCGTCGATCAGGACATCAAGTCGATCTACAAGATGGGCTTCTTCGACAACGTCGGAGTTAAAAAAATCGCCCAGCCGAACGGCTCGATTATTCTCGTTTACCAGGTCAAGGAGCGGCCGCAGATCACCGACGTCAAGTTTTACGGGATGAAGGCGATTCGCTTCAATGACGACAAGGTCGTCACCGCGACCAAGATCCATCCCGGCGCGATCCTCGATCCCACCGCGGTCAAGGAAACGATCAATGGCGTCACGCAGATCTACCAGGCGATGGGCTATCTCGACGCCAAGGTGACCTTCAAGCCAATCCTGCAGCCCGACAACACCGCGTTCGGCGAGTTCGACGTGGTCGAGGGTCCAAAGGTTGAAGTCTCGGACATCAAGTTCGAAGGCAACAAAGCATTTTCAGCGAGCACGCTGCGCGCGAACATGCAGACCAAGACCCACCTGCCGATTCTCAGTTCCTTCACCAGTTGGGGCACGCTCGACCAGACCAAGCTGAATGACGACACCGATCGGCTGACCGCGTTCTACTACGACAGCGGCTACCTCAACATCCACATCGATCAGCCACGAATCGAGCGCCACGGCAATAATATCGCGATCGTGATCACCGTCGATGAAGGCCAGCCGTATCGCGTCGGACGGGTCGCGGTCGAGGGCAATCTGAAATATCCGCGGCGCGAATTAAGAAAGCTGCTCACTCTCAAAAAAGGCGAGTTGTTTCGCGGCTCCGCGATGCAGCGCAACGTGCTCGCGCTGTCGGACTTCTACTCGAACCGCGGATACGCCTACGTCAACGTCGATCCGCGCACTCAGCTCAATCAAACCACCAAAACGATTAACGTCACCTTCATCATCAATCCGGGCCACGAAGTCCTGATCGATCGCATCAATATCACCGGCAACAACAAGACCTCCGACAAGGTTATCCGGCGCGAAATCCAGGTACAGGAGCAGGAACCTTATTCCGCCGAGGGCATCCGCTATTCGAAGCAGCGGCTCGATCGCTTGGGATTTTTCAGCGACACCCGGATCACGACTTCGCCGTCGTCCCAGCCCGACAAGATCAATCTCGACGTAGCCGTCACCGAGACCAACACCGCGTCGTTCCGCGTCGCCGGCGGATTCGACAGCTACCAGTCGCTATTCGGCACCTTCACCCTCGGCAACACCAATCTGTTTGGCGGCGGTGAATCGCTGATCCTGAACGCGCAGATCGGCTTCCTCTTCCAGAACTACAGCATCAGCTACACGGAGCCGTGGTTCCTCGATATTCCGCTCGGCGTCGGCGTGCAGCTCTTCGCCAACAAGACCTACTTTTTGAGCTTCAACCGGTCTTCGACTGGCTTCACGTTGAATTCGACCTACCCGCTGACTGAATTGGGCTTCAAGAAGCTCGGGCCGTTCTCGCTCAAGGATGTGAGCGCGGGCCTGGCCTATTCATTTCAGAGCATCGGCATCACGGGACTCAGTCCGCTCACGACTTACCAGATTGCCCGTTACAAGGGTTATACGCAGACTTCTCAGATTACGCCGTCGATTCGCCGCTTCACGGTGGACAATCCGATCGATCCCCGCACCGGCACGATCGCCTCGCTCAATATGCAGATCGGCGGTATCGGCGGCGGCGAGGCGTTCCTCAAGGGCGTCTTTCACGGCCGCTACTTCTATCCATTCATCAAGAGCCAGACCTTCGGCTCGTGGGTGATATCGCAAGGCATCACGTTCGGCATCGGCACCGACCTCAATAGCGGCACGGCGGGTGAGCTGCCGCTATACGAGCGGTTCTTCCCGGGCGGTCTCGGCGGCTCCGGCGATATCCGCGGCTATCAACTGTATTCGGTGGCGCCGCAGGTAACGCTGTACAACTCGGCGGGCGTGCCGATCAGCGTGCAGACGGTCGGCGGCAGCAAGGAATTGATCTTCAGCAACGAGATTACCTTTCCGATTCTCTCGGGCCTCGGAATTCGCGGCGTGGTCTTCACCGATGCGGGCAATTCGTTCCGGCTGCGCGACTCGATGAACCTCACCGATTTGCAGGCTTCGTACGGATTCGGCGTGCGCTGGAAGTCGCCGTTCGGGCCGATCGGTGTTGACCTCGCCTTCCCGATCAATCCACGGCCGGCCGACCTCGCCACCGTCTTCGAGTTCGGCGCTGGCGCGCCGTTGTAG
- a CDS encoding ABC transporter ATP-binding protein, giving the protein MSKARGPAAARIANTAQPLIEVRGLDKTFYDAGREIRVLRGLDLSVQAGEEIAIVGESGTGKSTLLHIIGSLEAPTAGKVFFEGEDLFALDQKSLAEFRNLKLGFVFQFHYLLADFTALENVMMPELISRMPDDQAARIATEMLQLVGLGDKLSRRPAELSGGEQQRVAVARAVVLRPKLLLADEPTGNLDPRTADEIHELFHRLNRELGITLVIATHNERLMRSVGRALRLQEGKLFDEPNA; this is encoded by the coding sequence ATGAGTAAGGCGCGCGGGCCGGCCGCGGCGCGAATCGCGAACACTGCGCAGCCGCTGATCGAGGTGCGCGGCCTCGACAAAACCTTCTACGATGCGGGCCGCGAGATTCGCGTGCTCCGCGGGCTCGATCTTTCGGTGCAGGCGGGCGAAGAGATCGCGATCGTCGGCGAGTCCGGCACCGGCAAATCGACGCTGCTGCACATTATCGGCAGCCTCGAGGCTCCGACTGCGGGCAAGGTGTTTTTTGAGGGCGAAGATTTGTTCGCGCTCGATCAGAAATCGCTCGCCGAATTCCGCAACCTGAAGCTCGGCTTCGTGTTTCAGTTTCACTATCTCCTGGCTGATTTTACGGCGCTCGAAAATGTCATGATGCCCGAATTGATCAGCCGGATGCCCGACGACCAGGCCGCTCGAATTGCCACCGAGATGTTGCAACTGGTCGGCCTCGGCGACAAACTCTCGCGCAGACCCGCCGAACTGTCCGGTGGCGAGCAGCAGCGGGTCGCGGTGGCGCGGGCGGTCGTGCTGCGGCCCAAGCTTCTGCTGGCCGATGAACCGACCGGCAACTTGGATCCGCGTACCGCTGATGAAATTCACGAGCTATTTCACCGGCTCAATCGCGAGCTCGGCATCACGTTGGTGATCGCAACTCATAACGAACGGCTCATGCGCAGCGTTGGCCGCGCACTCCGTCTGCAAGAAGGAAAATTGTTCGACGAACCGAACGCCTGA
- a CDS encoding ABC transporter permease, producing the protein MRFEFLIGLRYLRARRRERFVSLIAIISLAGVTLGTFTLTVALSVMSGFQEDLRNRLLAFTPQITIERTDGHVWNPSDLASKLAAIPEIAATAPFVTSQVMAVSSTAAGTPGYVSGGVLRALEPHANPVLKELKDTLERGSLAGLETMHKVTIVDHGAKREVELPGAIIGRSLAMELGIQPGDPVILISPASLGAGIGPPRLKRFVVAGYFHSGMYEFDSSLVFVALKDGRTLLADDPQLESGLELRLTNMFDAPALRSRIEAIAGPEFQVNDWTQANAPLFSALKLEKFTYFMVLLLIVLVAAFNIIATLVMVVMERRKEIAILRAMGARAASVASIFLCEGAALGIIGTVIGVGAGYLTSFMIGKYQLIHLPADLFMVSAVPVRLYPINFVLVAVATIVLCVIASIYPALQARSLSPVEVIRYE; encoded by the coding sequence TTGCGCTTCGAATTCCTGATAGGACTGCGTTACCTGCGCGCGCGCCGCCGCGAGCGCTTCGTTTCACTGATCGCGATCATTTCGCTCGCGGGGGTTACGCTCGGCACTTTTACCCTGACCGTCGCGCTCTCCGTGATGAGCGGATTCCAGGAAGATCTGCGCAATCGGCTGCTCGCCTTCACTCCGCAAATCACCATCGAGCGCACCGACGGACACGTCTGGAATCCCAGTGACCTTGCGAGCAAGCTCGCCGCGATCCCCGAAATTGCGGCGACGGCGCCTTTCGTTACGTCGCAGGTGATGGCGGTGTCGAGCACCGCGGCCGGGACGCCCGGTTATGTCTCCGGCGGAGTATTGCGCGCGCTCGAGCCGCACGCGAATCCGGTGCTGAAGGAACTCAAGGACACGCTCGAGCGCGGCAGTCTCGCCGGTCTCGAGACGATGCACAAAGTTACGATCGTCGATCACGGCGCCAAGCGCGAAGTCGAGTTGCCCGGCGCGATCATCGGCCGATCGCTCGCGATGGAACTCGGCATCCAGCCCGGCGACCCGGTGATACTCATCTCGCCCGCGAGTCTCGGCGCGGGAATCGGGCCGCCGCGGCTCAAGCGCTTCGTGGTGGCCGGCTATTTTCACTCAGGCATGTACGAATTCGATTCGTCGCTGGTGTTCGTCGCGCTGAAAGATGGACGCACACTGCTCGCCGACGATCCGCAGCTCGAGAGCGGCCTCGAATTGCGCTTGACCAACATGTTCGACGCGCCCGCGTTGCGCAGCCGTATCGAGGCGATCGCCGGCCCTGAGTTCCAGGTGAACGATTGGACGCAGGCCAACGCGCCGCTCTTCTCCGCGCTCAAACTCGAAAAATTCACCTACTTCATGGTGCTGCTGCTGATCGTGCTGGTCGCCGCGTTCAACATCATCGCAACGCTGGTGATGGTCGTGATGGAACGCCGCAAGGAGATCGCGATCCTGCGCGCGATGGGCGCGCGGGCCGCCTCGGTCGCCTCGATTTTTCTCTGCGAGGGCGCCGCCCTCGGCATCATCGGCACCGTGATCGGCGTCGGCGCGGGCTACCTGACGTCATTCATGATCGGCAAGTACCAGTTGATTCATCTGCCCGCCGATTTGTTCATGGTGAGCGCAGTGCCGGTGCGGCTCTATCCGATCAACTTCGTGCTGGTCGCGGTGGCCACGATTGTGCTCTGCGTGATCGCCTCGATTTACCCGGCCTTGCAGGCGCGCTCGCTCTCCCCGGTCGAGGTGATTCGCTATGAGTAA
- the gspD gene encoding type II secretion system secretin GspD, protein MSRNLFLALAAAMLFLGSAAPSSAEPDPSSNQITMNFQNVDLPVLAKFISEITGRNFVIDESVRGKVTIISPTKVTPEQAYSIFQSVLQVKGFTTVQAGKVIKIVPARNVRSSAALTKSQEPAQSKGDEYVTRMVRLKNVDAGSLVSVIQPMISHDGLIAAFPGDNTLIITDDAYNVERLLTIIGSLDVRGEQQAVNVIPLKLAFAAELAPEIQQIMDARSTGGGSSAPGRQAMGAVAPSAQGAANGFKVIADERTNSLIVLAGPIPMRQINEIVSKLDVSPPNATSRIHVYRLKNAQALGMVMVLNNLLNGGSGPSTLSPMTGRGSLGRGSSLGNYGGGGGMGGAGFGGGGFGGGGMGGMGGGMGGGGYGGGGMGMGGMGGGGYGGGGGGGGGMMRGRGMSGGGMGGTASASTGGKSIDFTYPVNVTADPATNAMVISASPQDWQTLKQIIDDLDVPRVQIFVQAVLVEVSAERQRQLGINFQAATNISGSTIGFGTLNFGQLQSALGNPLGLSGLGLGLASGSLCTIPSAVAATAGATAGTVSVPCDIALLTALETDTHTNILSAPTLLTADNEEAMIVVGQNLPFVGSAAANAGLPGQIFNSVARQNVGITLDIVPQVSEGDYVKLDLYEEVSNVVNGTQTNTLGPTTTIRSASTTVLIQNHRTAVIGGLLASQDQIQNQGVPFLSSIPVIGNLFSSKSNDRQKDNLIVFLTPHVVRNKTDLRSLALDERQRFVNSLGRKEVHDMPASQIHEVYKPSFSIPVSPDADLNAPYNAAPVAPGPENPGARRVAPGNSTDTPFNTTEIGPTSMNNSNRAPAPFDSGAGAVSSGGAAASTRYAAPSSALNAARTGVTPAIAP, encoded by the coding sequence ATGAGCCGCAATTTGTTTTTGGCGCTGGCCGCCGCGATGTTGTTCCTTGGTTCAGCCGCACCCTCTTCGGCTGAACCCGATCCCTCATCGAATCAGATCACGATGAACTTTCAGAACGTGGACCTGCCGGTATTGGCCAAGTTCATCAGCGAAATTACCGGCCGCAACTTCGTAATCGACGAAAGCGTGCGCGGCAAGGTTACAATCATCTCGCCGACCAAGGTGACGCCCGAGCAGGCCTATTCGATTTTTCAATCCGTGCTGCAGGTCAAGGGATTCACCACGGTGCAGGCGGGCAAGGTGATCAAGATTGTGCCTGCGCGCAACGTGCGGTCGTCGGCGGCGCTGACCAAGTCGCAGGAACCCGCTCAGAGCAAGGGCGACGAATACGTCACGCGCATGGTGCGGCTTAAGAATGTCGATGCGGGCTCGCTGGTGAGCGTGATCCAGCCGATGATCTCGCACGACGGATTGATCGCGGCTTTTCCCGGCGACAATACGCTGATCATCACCGATGACGCCTACAACGTCGAGCGGCTGCTCACGATTATCGGCAGCCTCGACGTGCGCGGTGAGCAGCAGGCGGTGAATGTGATCCCGCTGAAGCTCGCGTTCGCGGCGGAACTGGCGCCCGAAATCCAGCAGATCATGGACGCGCGCAGTACCGGCGGCGGAAGCTCGGCGCCTGGCCGCCAGGCGATGGGTGCGGTGGCGCCGTCGGCGCAAGGCGCGGCCAACGGATTCAAGGTTATCGCCGACGAGCGGACCAATTCGCTGATCGTGCTGGCCGGGCCGATTCCGATGCGCCAGATCAATGAAATCGTGTCGAAACTCGATGTGTCGCCGCCCAACGCGACCTCGCGCATTCACGTATATCGGCTAAAAAATGCGCAAGCGCTCGGGATGGTGATGGTGCTCAACAACCTGCTCAATGGAGGCAGTGGACCTAGCACCCTCTCGCCCATGACGGGTCGAGGCTCGCTGGGCCGCGGCAGCTCGCTCGGCAACTACGGCGGCGGCGGCGGTATGGGTGGCGCCGGATTCGGCGGGGGCGGATTCGGTGGCGGCGGCATGGGGGGGATGGGCGGCGGCATGGGCGGCGGCGGATACGGCGGCGGTGGGATGGGCATGGGTGGCATGGGCGGTGGCGGCTATGGTGGTGGCGGCGGTGGCGGTGGCGGCATGATGCGTGGCCGAGGGATGTCTGGCGGGGGCATGGGCGGGACAGCGTCGGCCAGCACTGGCGGCAAGAGTATCGATTTCACTTATCCGGTGAATGTGACGGCCGACCCCGCGACCAACGCGATGGTTATCAGTGCGTCGCCGCAGGATTGGCAAACGCTCAAGCAAATTATCGACGACCTCGACGTTCCGCGCGTGCAGATTTTCGTGCAGGCGGTACTGGTGGAAGTATCGGCCGAACGCCAACGCCAGCTCGGGATAAATTTTCAGGCTGCGACCAACATCAGCGGCAGCACGATCGGTTTCGGCACGCTTAATTTCGGGCAGTTGCAATCGGCCCTGGGCAATCCGCTCGGACTGAGCGGACTCGGACTCGGCCTGGCGTCGGGCAGCCTTTGCACCATCCCGAGTGCAGTTGCCGCGACCGCCGGCGCCACGGCCGGCACGGTTAGCGTTCCGTGCGATATCGCGCTGCTGACCGCGCTCGAAACCGACACGCATACGAATATCCTGTCGGCGCCGACGCTGCTGACCGCGGACAACGAAGAGGCGATGATCGTGGTCGGCCAGAATCTGCCGTTCGTCGGCTCGGCGGCGGCCAACGCGGGTCTGCCCGGACAGATCTTCAACTCGGTCGCGCGGCAGAACGTCGGTATCACGCTCGATATCGTTCCGCAGGTTTCCGAAGGCGACTACGTGAAGCTCGATCTTTACGAGGAAGTTTCCAACGTGGTGAATGGCACGCAGACCAACACCCTGGGACCGACGACTACGATCAGATCCGCCTCGACGACGGTGCTGATTCAGAACCATCGCACGGCCGTGATTGGCGGGCTGCTCGCGAGCCAGGATCAAATTCAAAACCAGGGCGTACCCTTTCTTTCGAGCATCCCGGTGATCGGCAACCTGTTCAGCAGCAAGAGCAACGATCGGCAGAAGGACAACCTGATTGTGTTCCTTACGCCGCACGTGGTCCGCAACAAGACAGATCTGCGATCGCTCGCGCTGGACGAACGGCAGAGGTTCGTCAATTCGCTCGGCCGCAAGGAAGTCCACGATATGCCGGCCTCGCAGATTCACGAGGTGTACAAGCCGAGTTTCTCGATTCCGGTGTCGCCCGATGCGGACCTGAATGCACCTTACAACGCAGCGCCAGTTGCGCCGGGGCCCGAGAACCCGGGCGCGCGCCGCGTGGCGCCGGGCAACAGTACCGATACGCCGTTCAACACGACCGAGATTGGGCCGACCTCGATGAACAACTCGAATCGCGCGCCGGCGCCGTTTGATTCGGGCGCGGGAGCTGTTTCGAGCGGCGGTGCGGCAGCCTCCACCAGATACGCCGCGCCATCGAGCGCTCTGAACGCCGCGCGGACGGGGGTCACTCCCGCGATTGCGCCCTAG
- a CDS encoding lysophospholipid acyltransferase family protein: MARQIGAVQARIEYTGIAAVVAALRAMPLERAVRAGARLGGWAMNFDRPNRRIALTNLEIAFPDYTVQARLGILRAMYKSWGRMLAEWTHFGDLSRATIERVATYEGKQHWDDAERKSKGRGLLVLSGHYGNFELLQLAHSIYGYHIAIVHRALRNPLIDAAVCGARVRYGNRVIERKAGGAEMLRMLRKNWMIAIALDLDVRKGVFVDFFGKPASTSDGMARLAVAMGTPVVPVFMVRQGDTIRHKIKILPQIEIVKTRDREECVRENTQRFTNTLEQMIREHPDHWNWIHRRWKTRPPGEHRFY, translated from the coding sequence ATGGCGCGACAGATAGGTGCCGTTCAGGCTCGAATCGAATACACCGGCATCGCGGCGGTCGTCGCGGCGTTGCGAGCGATGCCGCTGGAGCGCGCGGTGAGGGCCGGCGCGCGGCTCGGTGGATGGGCGATGAACTTCGATCGTCCCAATCGCAGAATCGCGCTGACCAACCTCGAGATCGCCTTTCCGGATTACACAGTGCAAGCGCGCCTCGGAATTTTGCGCGCGATGTACAAAAGTTGGGGAAGGATGCTTGCCGAGTGGACCCACTTCGGCGATCTCAGCCGCGCGACGATCGAACGCGTCGCGACCTACGAAGGGAAGCAACACTGGGACGACGCCGAGCGGAAATCGAAGGGCCGCGGCCTGCTGGTATTGAGCGGTCACTACGGGAATTTCGAACTGCTGCAGCTCGCGCATTCGATTTACGGCTATCACATCGCGATTGTGCATCGGGCGCTGCGCAATCCGCTGATCGACGCGGCCGTATGCGGCGCACGCGTGCGCTACGGAAATCGGGTCATCGAGCGTAAGGCGGGCGGCGCGGAGATGCTGCGGATGCTGCGCAAGAACTGGATGATCGCGATCGCGCTCGATCTCGACGTGCGCAAAGGCGTGTTCGTCGATTTCTTCGGCAAGCCCGCCTCGACCAGCGACGGGATGGCGCGGCTTGCGGTGGCGATGGGCACGCCGGTCGTGCCGGTGTTCATGGTGCGGCAGGGCGACACGATTCGCCACAAAATAAAAATCCTGCCGCAGATCGAGATCGTGAAAACCCGCGATCGCGAAGAATGCGTGCGCGAGAATACCCAGCGCTTCACCAACACGCTCGAGCAGATGATTCGCGAACATCCCGATCACTGGAACTGGATTCATCGGCGCTGGAAGACGCGGCCGCCGGGAGAGCATCGCTTCTATTGA
- a CDS encoding NAD(P)-dependent oxidoreductase — protein sequence MNDSEAKRTTVAIIGAGEMGAAVGQRLRETGARVITTLKGRSSASVERVARASLEIIDDDDALVREADFILSIVPPGQAETVASRLLASLKAPRKATFVECNAISPATMRRIAESLAAARCRVIDAGIIGGPPSPARPQSGPRFYASGPDAQLLTGLRAHGLNVKILDGPIGAASAFKMSYGGVTKGLIAIGAAMFTAASHEGLAAPLFDELAQSQPALLAFLSAGIPNMFPKAYRWVAEMEQIAEFLGDAEAGSQIYSGAARLYEQIAADWDRDADASRSIAQLRSFFAAGDRIKSSGE from the coding sequence ATGAACGATTCAGAAGCGAAGCGAACTACAGTAGCAATCATCGGCGCCGGCGAGATGGGCGCCGCCGTCGGCCAACGACTCCGCGAGACCGGGGCGCGCGTAATCACGACTCTGAAGGGCCGCAGTTCCGCGAGCGTCGAGCGAGTCGCCCGCGCGAGCCTGGAAATAATCGACGATGACGACGCGCTCGTGCGCGAGGCCGACTTTATTCTGTCGATCGTGCCGCCCGGCCAGGCGGAGACGGTGGCATCGCGCTTGCTCGCCTCGTTAAAAGCGCCCCGCAAGGCGACATTCGTCGAATGCAACGCGATTTCGCCCGCGACGATGCGCCGAATCGCTGAATCGCTCGCCGCCGCTCGATGCCGCGTGATCGACGCCGGCATCATCGGCGGCCCGCCTTCACCGGCGCGACCGCAGTCGGGGCCGCGCTTTTATGCCTCGGGCCCCGACGCGCAACTGCTAACCGGTCTTCGCGCGCATGGCCTCAACGTGAAGATTCTCGACGGTCCGATTGGCGCTGCTTCCGCATTCAAAATGTCGTATGGCGGCGTGACCAAGGGACTGATCGCGATCGGCGCCGCGATGTTCACTGCGGCATCGCATGAAGGCCTCGCAGCGCCGCTCTTCGACGAACTTGCGCAAAGTCAGCCCGCCCTGCTCGCATTTCTCAGCGCAGGAATTCCAAACATGTTTCCGAAGGCGTACCGATGGGTCGCCGAGATGGAGCAGATCGCCGAATTTCTCGGCGACGCCGAGGCGGGTTCTCAAATCTACTCCGGCGCAGCGCGATTGTACGAGCAAATCGCCGCCGATTGGGATCGCGATGCCGACGCGTCGCGATCGATTGCGCAACTCAGATCGTTTTTCGCGGCCGGGGATCGTATTAAGTCGTCAGGCGAATGA